From the Prochlorococcus marinus str. AS9601 genome, the window AGTATCTTTTTTTAAATTAAGACTTTCGCAAATATGAGAGGGAGCAGATTTAAAACATCCAAATTCTGTTGATATATTAATGTTCATTATTTGAGTTTCAAGTTCAAGACTTAAGAGTTCTATTTCTTGCTCAGTAAGGGCTGAACCAAATGAATATGATTCAATTAAAAGTTGGTAATTCATTAAAGAATTATTTTTTTAAGAAACCCAGCGTGTTATTTTTGTACCCTCATAAATATGTCCTGAAGCTTCAACTATAGGTTTTGTTTCAGGATTCATAAAAATATCATATAAAACATTTTCTGGTCCTTGAAAAATTACAGTTGCCCTTTGAGGATCATCTAATGATTTACCAATATAAAATGTTTTAACTCCCATTTCTTTAAACATCGTCTGCTGTTCTTTTGCATTCATATGTGATTCATACTCCTCATAGGTATTACTTAGTTGAAAATCTAAAATAGTCGTTTCAATAGTCATAAGAATAATTAAATTTTTTTAATTCTAAATCTTTATCAAAAAAATTAATCTAAAAAAATTAGTTTTTATTAAGCAAAGTGTTAACTAATTTTCATTTATGAGTTATAAATCAACTATAAAAAACGATTTTAATTTTGGACTCAAAAATTTCTCAGAGAGAACAATGGACTAGTAAGCTAGGATTCATTCTCGCAGCTGCTGGTAGTGCAGTAGGTCTAGGCAACCTTTGGGGTTTTGCTTACAGAGCATCTCAGGGTGGAGGTGCGGCGTTTGTACTTTTATATATATTGATCGTTTTAATTGTATGTCTTCCAGTATTTGTTGCTGAAATGGCTCTAGGGAGAAACGCAATGGCAAGTACATTGCTTGCTCCTGTAAAGCTGGCAGGGAAGAATTGGTATCCATTAGGAATTCTTTTCTTTATAGCTCCTTTAGGAATAGCATCATATTATTCAGTGATAATGGGATGGACTGCAGATACCTTGTTCCATTCTTTATTTTTTGGATTACCA encodes:
- a CDS encoding DUF3764 family protein, whose product is MTIETTILDFQLSNTYEEYESHMNAKEQQTMFKEMGVKTFYIGKSLDDPQRATVIFQGPENVLYDIFMNPETKPIVEASGHIYEGTKITRWVS